A region of the Primulina eburnea isolate SZY01 chromosome 7, ASM2296580v1, whole genome shotgun sequence genome:
tgcctctttgtgagttttcttacaacaacagctatcagacgagtattgagatggcaccatttgaagcgttgtacggaaagaagtgcagatcccctctttatttggatgatatctctgaagtgcctgagattggaccagatatgatcagagatatgacagaaaaagtgaagctaattcgaaagaaaatgaaggcagcacaagacagacaggccaaatatgccaatgttcgacatagaccgttggtatttgagacaggaGATCGAGTtatcttgaagatttcacctttcagaggagttgtcagatttggcaagaaagggaaactgtctccacgatacatcgggccttatgagatcttcgagaagataggagatcgtgcctatcgactcgctttaccgccttcattatctgggatacatgatgtctttcatgtatcgatgctgtggaaatatctccctgatgattctcacgtgattcaaccagacgagaccgagctggatgagacattgagttatgtcgagaaaccgattcggattatgGATCGTAaaaaaaacagctcagaacaaagatgattcctcttgtgaaagttcaatggactcggtATGGTGTTGaaaagccacttgggagactgaatctgatatgagacgagaattcccagcattgtttcactgatgtaaattctTATACAGTTCTGTATAttctccttattgatacgaatgagatgcctgtgatttcgaggactgaaatcgtatcttagggggagaaaaatgtaatgcccgagaattaatcactgttaatcaaggattattgacttataatttaacgtgattacgaaagggccaactgagacacgatttaagagaatgtgcggctatttattttgaatttcagcatgtgttgccgaagcaacaccgcacccgcgctcaggaagacaccgcacccgcggtgcatgtccagtagggtagcaatttttgaaaaactgagaccgcacccgcggtgagaacaagaccgcacccgcggtgcgaacaagaccgcacccgctgtCGTGCAATTTCAGCAAATAGATAAGACTGTCGAAggatgagcgcacccgcggtcttacatctaccgcacccgcggtgcgacgtgttgtgcGAAAAATGAAGACACCTCTTAGCATGCATGCACGAGTTTATATAGCATGAATCCCTTCGAAAAAGCATTGAATAATCTGgaaaagggtctgaagaagaaaggagaaaatccttacgctttctgcgagaaatccgtccgtctgattttgaatccgacttcggtatcgagttcctagcaacgtaggatacaactggacgtaagttttactacgttttgacatgttttggaattatgatattgtcagaattgaatggaactcatatatgttgttcttgacatgttagacagcgtagaatcgaagtcagattaagaaacggactgaatctagaattgttatgaatttcagaatgaaattgactagaactgatatcagatttgtacagtggttgattgtaaattattggaattggtatagactgatatagtattaccagtatcgcaagattgtactgttgtactgtcagaatttgataaaacagagatgttgtgatttgattagaatattgatacagaatattgatattgtcattgctagattgaacagtgacagactttgaatcaagactttgattgtatcagatcgacagcaagaaaggtataaataaatgttgattcgggattgcacaactcgagttaggtttgactggagtttccctaaatcacatactttattttattgcattgatatttgcagattatcagattgatatgttaatctattgacttagaacaaagtcagagtccgagtctagggcagatcagcctagctaaggcaaaaccgccgagtctttctcagaaccgataagactctagacttacggtgtatcgaagagccttagatgtagatcgacgtctatctcagacacacgATACAGCATACccaagtctaaattagattgggatccctagatttgagataagataagattagatcaagagtcattgattcatgtagtcagattagatacatgttttgatgtttgttatgcttttatatatgttttatatgattgcatttaatacattgtttatactgggatatttatatctcaccggagttatccggctgttgtcttgtttgtatgtgtgcatgacaacaggtgggacaggtacatggtcatagaggtgaagacagatcgagattagagtggtgattccggacttggactagagatagggtttaaactacttgatagttagttgttaaacctgagatgtgtatgattgtatattttatcagatttatacttttatactgatacgtataggagtttgattccattaccttccgcatttaaaaaaaaatttagaccctgattaCTATAATTgactaattagtcccaatgatgtttaaaaatgatgattagcgtccgggtccccacaggttcAATTGAATCCAAATGTTCTTGAGGATCAATTGAAATTATGCATGAATTGAGTGAACATAAATATGaaatggccgaaagaaagagtgaacaaaagagtgagatgaccataaaaagaaataaagatgagatgagagaaaaagaggccaaagaaaagaaaaatataaataaattaatggttcaaaagaatgaaaagagtgaggttgagaGTTATTTGTTATTGCATAAACCCTTtcatgtacctttgtacaaagtggtttattctcattgtgatgatatagccggttcaatcctgAGCATTGTTACTTCTTCTTTGCAGGAATCTGATGAAGTCAGGATGAGGAGGCGAGACAGTGTTATTGGTGTGAGAATGCAATGGGATGAGCCATATGAATTTGGAACTAATAAAGGTGATGTAAGGTTAGTTGCCAACGCAACAACCATGAGGTATGACTTTCGTCCTTATCTTAATTCgttgttgtgttgtattcaagAATTTGGAGTGAGTGTAAAAAATGTGATGTCCAAAGGATTACTTTGAATTAGCGCTTTCGTCGAGGATTCATGGAGGTGAGAGTGGTGTGGCATTGATCGAGTTAAGTTCAAATGGTACtgattttgatttttcaaaAGCTTTCAAATTGATAAAACTGAATCATGGCCACGGATTGTATGCATTATGCTTAAATCTTCATGAGGTGTTAAACGATTACATGGATAGTACATTTAGTttgttctatttgcatgatttataTGTGTGTGGGCATGGTATTGAGAGATTGATTGTTGGGTATCATAATTGTGTCATTCATGatgaatatatgtttaaaaagATTAAATTTGACATTCTATATTCATCGCATGAGTTACGTGCTAGTGGAGCATACTTTTGCTATTTTATCATTGATATAAtccatgattatatgtgttggttgcattTGAAGAGGTATGTTAAATGTTGTAGTGAAGGGTGCATTGGGTATAGGGAAAGGGCATCTAAGCTTGATTCTTATGTGTTGCATCAATTATGTCTTATTCCTAAGTGAACTATGGTCGTACACATGTATGGATATTATTTTAGTattgactaggtctaagaaggggatgaATTTAATTTTCGTGATGCttaatgaaattttattaaTGTCATTTGTTATCATTTGTTATTTATCGTATGGAGCAATGTATGAATACATAGGGAAGGCTACCGTGAAGTTGGGAATTCCAGTAATGATGAAGCGAGCACCTGATAACATCTACAAACTTGAGTttaaaggtaagcatgttgatgatttaattctttttattaCTAACGTGCTTCGTTTTTGCGTAGCTAgccaagatttgaggacaaatctttttgaagaagtggagtatgatatgaatctgaTCGGGCATGACGTGAATTCCGAAGggttcgtgatgcatgggattATGTTGGAGACCAAAAGAACTTACTTGTGTCAAAAGGATCGGGACAACAAAACCGTTTCTTTATTTCATCGAATCGAGGGCGCGACTCCGTTTTGAGCGCGTTTACTTTTCGTGGGTCGAAGAATCGCATCAagatatcttatgtgtgacaccatatttgctcaaaagtttttcaaagcttttgttgcaaaaatgggtgacaccatcactaatgattgctcgtggtgtcccaaacctgttaaaaatattttttaaaaaaatttcacgaccacttgagcatcatttgTGGCATATGCTtttgcctctacccacttagacacatagtcGACCGCCACCAAAATATACTTTTTCGTGAACGAGCTGGGAAACGGTCGCATGAAATATATCCctcacacatcaaaaacctcacactcaagaatattatttaatcgcatttcatgacggttagagatgttacctgtccactggcatttatcacaggcAAGCACATAAGAATGAGTATCTTTAAAtagggttggccaataaaaaaAGCCACATTCAGGTACCTTAGATGTCGTCCTTGTTTGtcaaaatgaccacctacctcacagTCATGACAATGGCTGAGAATTTGACCAAAATCTTCCTCTGCAACACATCTTCTTATCATGGAATatgcacaaatcttaaacaaaaatagttcctcccaaaaataatgctTCACGTAGGAAAATAAattctttcgttggtgaaacgatagatTGGGTgatggtgtgcctgtgacaagaaagttagcgaagtttgcataccaaggACAGTGTTTCACATCAAATAGCTGCTCATCAGAAAACCAGTCATTAATTGCATGATCTACACAGTCAGTACTAATCAGCTCCAATCTAGACAAGTGATCCGCTACCAGATTCTCGACATCCTTCTTATCCCTTATTTCTagatcaaattcttgtaacaataaaatccacctaagtagtcgtggctttgcatctttcttagcaagtaaATTTTTTAGTGCAGAGTGGTCTGTGTAAATAATgactttggacaaaacaagatatgaatgaaatttgtcaagcgcaaatactactgcaagtaattccttttcagttgttgcataattcaattgagcctcatctagggtcttacttgcgtagtaaattgtatgaaataccttgttttgccACTGGCCAAGCACATCCCCCACCTCAGTatcactggcatcgcacatgaCCTCGAAGGGTAGATCCCAATCTGAAGTTTTGAGAGAGAATAATTCTAATCTCATTAATGAAGAAGGAATACACGGTACATAAATAAACAAAGCGTACAACTAATTCCtaaagaaaaggaaaagaaacagCTGGGCCTCTAAAAACTAGGAATCACCGAATCAGCCTAAGATACATGGCTAACAAAACTAATCTAATAAATGAGATAAGATACATGATGAGATAGGGTCCATGACAGCTAGTGAGATAAGATTCATGACAGCTAGTTTGACTAACAACACTCCCCCTCAAACTAGCCGATAAATGCTTGTAAGCCCAAGTTTTATCATTAGTTCGGTGAAGTTGGGACGAAATAGAGCCTTTGTAAGGATGTCGGCAACTTGCTGTCGAGAGGGAACATAAGCCAATCTTATCACATTACTCTCGATCTTCTCACTAATGAAGTGCCTGTCGATCTCGACATGTTTTGTCCTGTCGTGATGAATAGGATTTTTGGCTATAGCAATGGCAGATTGGTTATCACACATTAGATGAATTGGGCCTGATGTTGGGATTTTCAGCTCAGTTAGGAGACGATTCAACCACATTCCTTCACATATCCCTTGAGCTAAAGCACGGTATTCAGATTCTGCGCTACTTCTAGCAACCACATGTTGTTTCTTGCTTTGCCAAGTAACAAGATTGCCCCAAACAAATGAACAAATCCCTGAAGTAGATTTTCGGTCACTTGGTGAACCTGCCCAATCAGCGTCAGTATACACCTCTAGAGATCTGTTAGATGACTTCGTAAACATGAGTCCTTTCCCTGGATCAGCTTTGAGGTATCTAAGGATACGATATACCGCTTCCATGTGAACTTCTGAAGGGTCACTTAAGAACTGACTTACTCGGCTAACCGAGAAGCTAATGTCGGGACGCGTGTGAGTGAGGTAGATTAACTTCCCTACGAGGCGCTGATATTGACCTTTATCTGATGCGGCTTCTTCAGTTCGAGGCATCAGGCGAGTGTTTGGATCCATTGGAGTATCAACTGGCCTACATCCACTCATTCCTGTTTCATGGAGCAAGTCAATCACATACTTGCGTTGAGACACAGAAATTCCCTTTGTAGACCGGGCTAGCTCTAAGCCGAGAAAATACCTTAGGTGCCCCAAAtctttgatttcaaattctCTTGCGAGAAGGCCTTTCAACCGCTGTGATTCATCGTTTTGATTCCCGGTGAGGATGATGTCATCTACATATACAATTATGATGGTGATACGCCCATCATCAaagtatttatagaaaagaGTATGATCGGCCTGTGACTGAGAATAGTTATCCTGTTTCAACACCTTGGTGAACCTTTCAAACCATGCACGAGGGGATTGCTTGAGTCCGTACAGGGCTTTCTTGAGTCGGCATACTTTTCCCGTTGTTTGCTTAGATTCAAATCCGGGGGGAACATCCATGTAAACTTCTTCAATTAAGTTCCCATTCAAGAATGCATTTTTCACGTCAAGTTGGAACAAAGGCCATTCCTGATTTACCGCAATAGAGAGCAAGACCCGGATAGTGTTGAGTTTAGCCACCGGCGCGAACGTTTCTTGGTAATCAATACCATACGTTTGTGTGTACCCTTTTGCTACAAGACGGGCTTTGAACCTATCAATGCTTCCATCTGCCTTTTGTTTTACCGAGTATAACCACCTACACCCTACGGTTCGCTTCCCTGGAGGAAGTTGAGTTAAGATCCATGTTTCATTATTTTGCAGGGCCTAGGTACTCTGTTAGAGTGGCTGATTTCCACTCTGGAATCTTCATTGCCTCGTGAACAGATCTAGGAATGGAAATCTCATCTAATGCTGTCACACAAGCTCTGTATTTGGTAGACAGGTTGGAGTACGACACGAATCTCTGGATAGGATGATTGGTGCAGGTCCGAGTACCTTTTCTCAGAGCAATAGGAAGTTCTGGACTATGATCATCTCTTGGAGGACTCGGTTGCTGATTACCAACTTGTTCGAGAGGTTGTGGGGTGCTGGTATGTTCAGGAGAGCTTGTAGTAGACGATTGGTGGTGCTGATTTTGTTCCGGCAAGTTTTCCTGTGGTCTCCGAGTGTACATTTTGATTGGTTCATCGGGAAGAGAGAGGTGTTTGGGATGGGCACACGGAGATAAGGTAGAAGAATCAAGATCAGGAGTGACATCGTCAACTGGAATTGGAGCAGAAACCGGAGTTGGAGTTGTATTTGTGATGTGGTCAGTGTTTTCAAGGAGAGATTCCCAATTGTGTGATTCATAAGTAGTGTGATTCTCCCCCTGAATTACACAATTGGAAAAATATGGCTTATCCTCAAAGAATGTAACATCCATGGAGTGAAAAATTTTTTGTGTAGTTGGACAGAAACACTTGTACCCTTTCTTGGATGGAGAATATCCTAGAAAAATGCAACGAATTGAGCGGGCATCAAGCTTACCACGGTGTTGAGAATGGATATGAACAAAGGCCGTActgccaaatattttgaaaggtATCTTTGTGATTAAGTGGCTACTAGGGTATAGGGATAGAAACACATCTAAGGGACTCTTGAACTTGAGGACACGAGAGGGAAGGCGATTGATCAAATATGTGGCTGTAAGGACTGCTTCAACCTAAAATTTTTAGGTGCATTAGATTGGAAGAGGAGAGAACGAGATATGTCGAGGATGTGGCGATTCTTTCTTTCTGCGACACCGTTCTGTTGTGGAGTATCCACACATGAGCTTTGTTGAACGATACCGCAAGATTGAAAGAAAGGACTGAGAGTTGTATTGAAGAATTCCCGAGCATTATCAGTTTTTACCACTTGAATATTTGTTTGGAATTGTGTTTGAACCATGGCATAAAAATTTTTGAAGAGCTCTATTGTTTCAGATTTATCTTTCATGAGGAAGGTCCAACTTAAACGTGTATGATCATCAACAAGCAAGAGAAACCATCTAGCCCCGGTGATATTTGGAATCCGATTTGGCCCCCAAATGTCACCGTGAATAAGGGAGAAGGGTGTGCTTGGTTTGTATGGAACCGGTGAGTATATGCCACGAGTGTGTTTGGAAATTTGACAAATATCACAGTGAAATAAGTTCGGATTTTTATTGATGAACAAAGAAGGAAACAATTTTTTGAGATATGAAAAATTGGGATGGCCAAGACGATAGTGCCACAACATTATTGCACTATCTTTATTGGATTGACTTCCTAATTTATTGATTGACCAACACTGAGGACTGTCAAAACTTCTCATTTTGGGTTTGGTTTGAAGGAGATAGATACCGGAACAAAGTCTAGCACTGCCAATCGTCTTCCCCGAGCTCATATCCTGAAACACGCAACAATTTGAATGGAATAGTGGTCACACATTTAAGTTCACAATTGAGCTTGCTTACTGAGATAAGGTTACAATCAATAGTAGGAACAAACAACACAGATTGAAGGACAATAGATTCAGAGATACGAATTTGGCCTTCGCCAATGACATGGGCTCGTGTGCCGTCTGCTATACGCACTGTTTGGTAATTGGTGCATGGAGAATAAGTTGAAAATAAAGATCTGTCACCTGTTATGTGATCCTGAAGCTCCGGAGTCTACAATCCATGGAGTAGATGATGACTGTGACACATGCATGCCAACACCATTTGATGGAATTCCTACCTGAGTGAACATCTTCTGTAGGGCATCCATTTGATCTTTGGTGAAGGGAGTGGGTGCCTGAAGAGGAGGCTGCGTGACAGTGTTTGCACGTGCCTCTCGGTCTTGGCTTCGGTTTGGCTTCCAATCATGAGGCTTGCCATGAATTTTCCAACACGTTTCTTTTGTATGGCCTGGCCTCTTGCAATGATCACACCAAGGTCGAGCTTTCGGATGACTGTTGCTGCTGTTGCGGGAGGCAAGGGCCGTGAGGTCTGTGAGGTTGTCATTAGCGGTGATGAGAGCAGAGGCCTCGATGGTTGGTTGACTGTCAGATTGGCCGAGTATGACACGCTTACGGCTTTCTTCTCGGCGGACTTCAGAGAATATTTCACGAAGGGCCGGTAGAGGCTTAGTCCCGAGGATACGGCCACGCACATCATCAAGAGTCTTGTTTAGACCCATAAGGAATTTAAATATGCGCTTGGTCTCGATAATTTGGCGGAAGAAGGCACTGTCATCAGCACACTTCCACTGATAGGACTGAAAGAGATCCAGTTGTTGCCAATATCGGGTGAGGGTGGTGAAGTACACTGTGACAGATTGCTCACCTTGACGTAGATCTTGCAGGATGCTTTCAATGTGAAAGAGTTCAATGGTGTTTTCGCTGCTAGGAGAAAGTATCACGGGCCGCATCCCAAATTTCCTTCGCTGTGGCATACAGCAGGAAGTTCTCGCCTATATCTATGGTCATCGAGTTGATTAACCAAGACATAACAAGATTGTTTTCAGTACGCCATGCTTTGAAATTTGGGTCACTTTGATTGGGCTGAACCGCAATACCAGTGAGGTAATCATCTCGTCCTCGCCCACTGATGAACATCAT
Encoded here:
- the LOC140835858 gene encoding uncharacterized protein; the encoded protein is MRPVILSPSSENTIELFHIESILQDLRQGEQSVTVYFTTLTRYWQQLDLFQSYQWKCADDSAFFRQIIETKRIFKFLMGLNKTLDDVRGRILGTKPLPALREIFSEVRREESRKRVILGQSDSQPTIEASALITANDNLTDLTALASRNSSNSHPKARPWCDHCKRPGHTKETCWKIHGKPHDWKPNRSQDREARANTVTQPPLQAPTPFTKDQMDALQKMFTQVGIPSNGVGMHVSQSSSTPWIVDSGASGSHNR